In a genomic window of Magnolia sinica isolate HGM2019 chromosome 16, MsV1, whole genome shotgun sequence:
- the LOC131229807 gene encoding pentatricopeptide repeat-containing protein At5g67570, chloroplastic isoform X1, translated as MEASIRPHTHPILSSQNPLSSHPNTQKIKRRLLQKGVFPTPKIIHTVRKKETLKSIRRSKRLVSGQAPLSESQKRTLEEESYFQTISKEYRTVRKALGSRQRDGVPTVGMPWEGVKGVELREIASGNGEYGGDKVRREGLVELREMIRERKWEDLRWVLEVDGGDLEEGGLQGEVERGEGFRARKGGRDDDDAIRLLVERLGTSNLSMRDWKFSRLMNQSGIQFTERHLLKIVGGLGTLGHWRHALSVVEWVYNAKDYKHYKSRFVYTKLLAVLGKARRPGEALCIFNTMRGDRQIYPDMPAYHSIAVTLGQAGLVKELVGIIECMKQKPSKKIKNMCRKNWDPCLEPDLVVFNAVLNACVPCKQWKGVSWVLEQMRHSGLKPNGATYGLAMEVMLRSGKYDLVHKFFGKMRRSGLALKAITYKVLVRAFWEEGKVNEAVEAVRDMEQRGVVGTASVYYELACCLCYHGRWQEAIVQVEKLKSVPHTKPLEVAFTGMIQSCMDGGHVNDCISIFEHMKDHCTPNIGTINAMLKVYSHNDMFTKAKELFEETKKANSGCMTYPCVGTSLTPDAYSYSSMLEASARAHQWEFFEHVYKEMALCGYQIDQNKHAWVLVDASKAGKWHLLEHAFDAILEAGEIPHRSLFIEMICQNIAQHNYERAVTLINGMAHTSLQVSEKQWTDIFNRSRDRIGEDDLQNLLSFIRGSDTMTEAIACNLLTSLEYLCRSRSLKDYETTSGKMLHLLTDAVDGNHISNGNLSDEDHDLEPSPFLVYHTNDSDDDDDSDGDDLGSDPVTHASNESQTSSLSVESGIPAGYVDDSNSEPIHHGQLQNDINNTTVDLLTSRSNELDSSELPSASEILETWREKRRKDDVFLLEL; from the exons ATGGAAGCTTCAATCCGACCTCATACACACCCCATCCTCTCATCTCAAAATCCGTTATCTTCCCATCCAAACACCCAAAAAATCAAACGCAGACTCCTCCAAAAGGGCGTATTCCCCACCCCCAAAATCATCCACACCGTTCGGAAGAAGGAAACCCTAAAATCAATCCGTAGATCGAAGCGCCTCGTCTCCGGTCAAGCCCCACTCTCCGAATCCCAGAAGCGGACATTGGAAGAGGAATCCTACTTCCAGACGATATCCAAGGAGTATCGGACGGTCAGGAAGGCGCTGGGGTCCAGACAGAGGGATGGGGTTCCGACGGTCGGGATGCCGTGGGAGGGGGTGAAGGGGGTGGAGTTGAGAGAGATTGCAAGTGGGAATGGGGAGTATGGAGGGGATAAGGTAAGGAGAGAGGGTTTGGTGGAGCTGAGAGAGATGATCCGAGAGCGGAAATGGGAGGATTTGAGGTGGGTTTTGGAGGTGGATGGTGGTGATTTGGAAGAGGGAGGTTTGCAGGGGGAGGTGGAGAGAGGAGAGGGTTTTCGGGCGAGAAAGGGAGGGAGGGATGACGATGATGCAATTAGATTGCTTGTTGAGAG GCTTGGCACTTCCAACCTTAGCATGCGGGACTGGAAATTCTCTAGGTTGATGAATCAATCAGGGATACAGTTTACTGAAAGACATTTGCTTAAAATAGTTGGAGGACTTGGGACTCTTGGCCACTGGAGACACGCATTATCTGTTGTGGAATGGGTGTACAATGCCAAGGATTATAAGCATTATAAAAGCAG GTTTGTATATACAAAACTCTTAGCAGTTCTTGGGAAGGCAAGGAGGCCCGGCGAAGCTCTCTGCATTTTCAATACGATGCGG GGAGACCGCCAGATATATCCTGACATGCCTGCTTACCATAGTATTGCTGTTACACTTGGTCAAGCTGGTCTTGTGAAAGAATTGGTAGGCATTATTGAATGCATGAAGCAGAAACCGTCAAAGAAAATTAAGAATATGTGTCGGAAAAACTGGGACCCATGCTTGGAACCTGACTTGGTCGTATTCAACGCC GTGCTGAATGCTTGCGTGCCATGCAAGCAGTGGAAGGGAGTCTCTTGGGTGCTGGAGCAGATGAGGCATAGTGGTCTGAAACCTAATGGAGCAACTTATGGACTTGCAATGGAG GTCATGCTGAGATCAGGGAAGTACGATCTTGTCCACAAGTTCTTTGGGAAGATGAGAAGAAGTGGGTTAGCTCTGAAAGCCATTACATACAAAG TTCTTGTAAGAGCCTTCTGGGAAGAAGGCAAAGTCAATGAGGCTGTTGAAGCAGTCAGGGATATGGAACAGAGAGGAGTAGTAGGAACAGCTAGTGTTTATTATGAATTAGCATGTTGCCTTTGCTACCATGGGAGGTGGCAGGAAGCTATTGTGCAG GTTGAGAAGCTGAAAAGTGTTCCTCATACTAAACCATTGGAGGTAGCATTCACTGGCATGATTCAATCTTGCATGGATGGCGGGCATGTGAATGATTGCATCTCTATTTTTGAACACATGAAAGATCATTGTACTCCTAACATTGGAACCATAAATGCCATGTTGAAAGTTTACAGCCACAATGACATGTTCACAAAAGCTAAAGAACTGTTTGAAGAGACCAAGAAAGCAAACTCTGGATGTATGACCTACCCTTGTGTTGGTACTTCCCTTACTCCTGATGCATATTCTTACAGCTCAATGCTCGAGGCATCGGCTAGGGCCCACCAATGGGAATTCTTCGAGCATGTATACAAGGAGATGGCTCTCTGTGGCTACCAGATAGATCAAAACAAGCATGCCTGGGTACTCGTAGATGCATCCAAAGCTGGAAAG TGGCATTTACTAGAGCATGCGTTTGACGCAATTTTGGAAGCAGGTGAAATCCCTCATCGATCACTTTTCATAGAAATGATATGCCAGAACATAGCTCAACACAACTATGAAAGAGCGGTTACCCTCATCAACGGCATGGCTCATACCTCACTGCAAGTCAGTGAAAAGCAATGGACGGACATTTTCAACAGAAGTCGAGACCGGATCGGTGAAGACGACTTGCAGAATCTCTTAAGCTTTATTCGTGGTAGTGATACCATGACAGAAGCCATTGCCTGTAACTTGTTAACATCATTGGAGTACCTTTGCAGATCAAGATCACTGAAAGATTACGAGACTACGAGTGGAAAGATGCTGCATCTTTTGACTGATGCAGTGGATGGGAACCATATTTCTAATGGGAATCTATCAGATGAAGATCATGACCTTGAACCAAGCCCCTTCTTAGTTTATCATACCAATGAcagcgatgatgatgatgatagcgaCGGTGATGATTTGGGTTCTGACCCAGTAACTCATGCCAGCAATGAAAGCCAAACCTCTAGCCTATCTGTTGAATCTGGCATACCAGCTGGTTATGTTGATGATAGCAACTCAGAGCCCATCCATCATGGCCAGTTGCAGAATGACATTAACAACACAACAGTCGACTTGCTAACTAGCCGCAGCAATGAATTGGATAGTTCCGAGTTACCCTCAGCATCTGAGATATTGGAAAcatggagagaaaagaggaggaaggaCGACGTCTTTCTCCTTGAACTATGA
- the LOC131229807 gene encoding pentatricopeptide repeat-containing protein At5g67570, chloroplastic isoform X2, whose translation MEASIRPHTHPILSSQNPLSSHPNTQKIKRRLLQKGVFPTPKIIHTVRKKETLKSIRRSKRLVSGQAPLSESQKRTLEEESYFQTISKEYRTVRKALGSRQRDGVPTVGMPWEGVKGVELREIASGNGEYGGDKVRREGLVELREMIRERKWEDLRWVLEVDGGDLEEGGLQGEVERGEGFRARKGGRDDDDAIRLLVERFVYTKLLAVLGKARRPGEALCIFNTMRGDRQIYPDMPAYHSIAVTLGQAGLVKELVGIIECMKQKPSKKIKNMCRKNWDPCLEPDLVVFNAVLNACVPCKQWKGVSWVLEQMRHSGLKPNGATYGLAMEVMLRSGKYDLVHKFFGKMRRSGLALKAITYKVLVRAFWEEGKVNEAVEAVRDMEQRGVVGTASVYYELACCLCYHGRWQEAIVQVEKLKSVPHTKPLEVAFTGMIQSCMDGGHVNDCISIFEHMKDHCTPNIGTINAMLKVYSHNDMFTKAKELFEETKKANSGCMTYPCVGTSLTPDAYSYSSMLEASARAHQWEFFEHVYKEMALCGYQIDQNKHAWVLVDASKAGKWHLLEHAFDAILEAGEIPHRSLFIEMICQNIAQHNYERAVTLINGMAHTSLQVSEKQWTDIFNRSRDRIGEDDLQNLLSFIRGSDTMTEAIACNLLTSLEYLCRSRSLKDYETTSGKMLHLLTDAVDGNHISNGNLSDEDHDLEPSPFLVYHTNDSDDDDDSDGDDLGSDPVTHASNESQTSSLSVESGIPAGYVDDSNSEPIHHGQLQNDINNTTVDLLTSRSNELDSSELPSASEILETWREKRRKDDVFLLEL comes from the exons ATGGAAGCTTCAATCCGACCTCATACACACCCCATCCTCTCATCTCAAAATCCGTTATCTTCCCATCCAAACACCCAAAAAATCAAACGCAGACTCCTCCAAAAGGGCGTATTCCCCACCCCCAAAATCATCCACACCGTTCGGAAGAAGGAAACCCTAAAATCAATCCGTAGATCGAAGCGCCTCGTCTCCGGTCAAGCCCCACTCTCCGAATCCCAGAAGCGGACATTGGAAGAGGAATCCTACTTCCAGACGATATCCAAGGAGTATCGGACGGTCAGGAAGGCGCTGGGGTCCAGACAGAGGGATGGGGTTCCGACGGTCGGGATGCCGTGGGAGGGGGTGAAGGGGGTGGAGTTGAGAGAGATTGCAAGTGGGAATGGGGAGTATGGAGGGGATAAGGTAAGGAGAGAGGGTTTGGTGGAGCTGAGAGAGATGATCCGAGAGCGGAAATGGGAGGATTTGAGGTGGGTTTTGGAGGTGGATGGTGGTGATTTGGAAGAGGGAGGTTTGCAGGGGGAGGTGGAGAGAGGAGAGGGTTTTCGGGCGAGAAAGGGAGGGAGGGATGACGATGATGCAATTAGATTGCTTGTTGAGAG GTTTGTATATACAAAACTCTTAGCAGTTCTTGGGAAGGCAAGGAGGCCCGGCGAAGCTCTCTGCATTTTCAATACGATGCGG GGAGACCGCCAGATATATCCTGACATGCCTGCTTACCATAGTATTGCTGTTACACTTGGTCAAGCTGGTCTTGTGAAAGAATTGGTAGGCATTATTGAATGCATGAAGCAGAAACCGTCAAAGAAAATTAAGAATATGTGTCGGAAAAACTGGGACCCATGCTTGGAACCTGACTTGGTCGTATTCAACGCC GTGCTGAATGCTTGCGTGCCATGCAAGCAGTGGAAGGGAGTCTCTTGGGTGCTGGAGCAGATGAGGCATAGTGGTCTGAAACCTAATGGAGCAACTTATGGACTTGCAATGGAG GTCATGCTGAGATCAGGGAAGTACGATCTTGTCCACAAGTTCTTTGGGAAGATGAGAAGAAGTGGGTTAGCTCTGAAAGCCATTACATACAAAG TTCTTGTAAGAGCCTTCTGGGAAGAAGGCAAAGTCAATGAGGCTGTTGAAGCAGTCAGGGATATGGAACAGAGAGGAGTAGTAGGAACAGCTAGTGTTTATTATGAATTAGCATGTTGCCTTTGCTACCATGGGAGGTGGCAGGAAGCTATTGTGCAG GTTGAGAAGCTGAAAAGTGTTCCTCATACTAAACCATTGGAGGTAGCATTCACTGGCATGATTCAATCTTGCATGGATGGCGGGCATGTGAATGATTGCATCTCTATTTTTGAACACATGAAAGATCATTGTACTCCTAACATTGGAACCATAAATGCCATGTTGAAAGTTTACAGCCACAATGACATGTTCACAAAAGCTAAAGAACTGTTTGAAGAGACCAAGAAAGCAAACTCTGGATGTATGACCTACCCTTGTGTTGGTACTTCCCTTACTCCTGATGCATATTCTTACAGCTCAATGCTCGAGGCATCGGCTAGGGCCCACCAATGGGAATTCTTCGAGCATGTATACAAGGAGATGGCTCTCTGTGGCTACCAGATAGATCAAAACAAGCATGCCTGGGTACTCGTAGATGCATCCAAAGCTGGAAAG TGGCATTTACTAGAGCATGCGTTTGACGCAATTTTGGAAGCAGGTGAAATCCCTCATCGATCACTTTTCATAGAAATGATATGCCAGAACATAGCTCAACACAACTATGAAAGAGCGGTTACCCTCATCAACGGCATGGCTCATACCTCACTGCAAGTCAGTGAAAAGCAATGGACGGACATTTTCAACAGAAGTCGAGACCGGATCGGTGAAGACGACTTGCAGAATCTCTTAAGCTTTATTCGTGGTAGTGATACCATGACAGAAGCCATTGCCTGTAACTTGTTAACATCATTGGAGTACCTTTGCAGATCAAGATCACTGAAAGATTACGAGACTACGAGTGGAAAGATGCTGCATCTTTTGACTGATGCAGTGGATGGGAACCATATTTCTAATGGGAATCTATCAGATGAAGATCATGACCTTGAACCAAGCCCCTTCTTAGTTTATCATACCAATGAcagcgatgatgatgatgatagcgaCGGTGATGATTTGGGTTCTGACCCAGTAACTCATGCCAGCAATGAAAGCCAAACCTCTAGCCTATCTGTTGAATCTGGCATACCAGCTGGTTATGTTGATGATAGCAACTCAGAGCCCATCCATCATGGCCAGTTGCAGAATGACATTAACAACACAACAGTCGACTTGCTAACTAGCCGCAGCAATGAATTGGATAGTTCCGAGTTACCCTCAGCATCTGAGATATTGGAAAcatggagagaaaagaggaggaaggaCGACGTCTTTCTCCTTGAACTATGA
- the LOC131229808 gene encoding uncharacterized protein LOC131229808 isoform X1 produces the protein MKKMGFCLACFGPSKAQRKEEDRLASAEARAKAAEAAQKRQEQFEKSAAGRAARAQLAAAAKQSNTPNKGEPVLKWQMG, from the exons ATGAAGAAAATGGGATTTTGCTTGGCCTGCTTTGGCCCATCAAAGGCGCAGAGAAAAGAGGAAGATCGTTTGGCATCTGCAGAAGCACGTGCGAAGGCTGCCGAAGCAGCTCAGAAAAG GCAAGAGCAATTCGAGAAGTCTGCTGCAGGAAGAGCTGCACGTGCACAGCTAGCAGCAGCTGCCAAGCAATCTAACACCCCTAACAAAGGTGAACCGGTTCTCAAG TGGCAAATGGGGTGA
- the LOC131229808 gene encoding uncharacterized protein LOC131229808 isoform X2 — protein sequence MKKMGFCLACFGPSKAQRKEEDRLASAEARAKAAEAAQKRQEQFEKSAAGRAARAQLAAAAKQSNTPNKDGKYQ from the exons ATGAAGAAAATGGGATTTTGCTTGGCCTGCTTTGGCCCATCAAAGGCGCAGAGAAAAGAGGAAGATCGTTTGGCATCTGCAGAAGCACGTGCGAAGGCTGCCGAAGCAGCTCAGAAAAG GCAAGAGCAATTCGAGAAGTCTGCTGCAGGAAGAGCTGCACGTGCACAGCTAGCAGCAGCTGCCAAGCAATCTAACACCCCTAACAAAG ATGGGAAATATCAATAG